From the genome of Erythrobacter litoralis, one region includes:
- a CDS encoding FMN-dependent NADH-azoreductase, which produces MRNILHIKASIRGDESISNQLGDRIVAGLREKGDSRLAIRDLAAEELPFVSAERFAANLAPADERTAGQAELAAISDRLIEELENADTIVISTPVYNFGVPASLKAWADLVARAGQTFKYTENGPVGLLTGRKAYIAAASGGTKIGSEIDFMSPWLTFFLGFLGITEVEIVAADGIMGADGEAVIAAAQEQAERIAA; this is translated from the coding sequence ATGAGGAATATCCTGCACATCAAGGCCAGCATTCGCGGCGATGAAAGCATCTCGAACCAGCTCGGCGACCGGATCGTCGCCGGGCTTCGCGAAAAGGGCGACAGCCGCCTCGCCATCCGCGACCTCGCCGCCGAGGAATTGCCCTTCGTCAGTGCGGAGCGCTTCGCCGCGAACCTTGCCCCCGCCGACGAACGCACCGCCGGGCAGGCCGAACTGGCAGCGATCTCGGACCGGCTGATCGAGGAACTCGAGAACGCAGACACGATCGTGATATCGACCCCGGTCTACAATTTCGGCGTGCCGGCGAGCCTCAAGGCCTGGGCCGATCTCGTCGCGCGCGCCGGGCAGACCTTCAAATATACAGAGAACGGCCCCGTCGGCCTGCTGACCGGCAGGAAGGCCTATATCGCCGCCGCATCGGGCGGGACCAAGATCGGCAGCGAGATCGACTTCATGAGCCCGTGGCTGACCTTCTTCCTGGGTTTTCTCGGCATCACCGAAGTCGAAATCGTCGCCGCCGACGGGATCATGGGCGCAGACGGCGAAGCGGTGATCGCCGCCGCGCAGGAACAGGCAGAACGCATCGCTGCGTAA
- a CDS encoding pirin family protein has product MIELRPFESLGAANHGWLDAHHHFSFAGYHDPARVHWGALRVWNDDAIAPGTGFPTHPHNDMEIITYVRKGAITHRDSMGNEGRTEAGDVQVMSAGTGVRHSEYNLEETETTLFQIWIIPDTRGGEPGWGARQFPRGERSGAFVPLASGMEGDGDKAQGALPIRADARVLGATVKAGDCVTYRPRSAGRHLYLVPATGKVRVGDVEAKARDGIAITAMDEVSVTALEDAELVLVDAA; this is encoded by the coding sequence ATGATCGAACTGCGCCCCTTCGAAAGCCTCGGCGCGGCCAATCACGGCTGGCTCGATGCACACCACCACTTTTCCTTCGCCGGCTATCACGACCCGGCGCGCGTCCACTGGGGAGCCTTGCGTGTCTGGAACGACGACGCGATCGCCCCCGGGACCGGCTTTCCCACCCACCCGCACAACGACATGGAAATCATCACCTATGTCCGCAAAGGCGCGATCACGCACCGCGATTCGATGGGCAATGAAGGCCGCACCGAAGCGGGCGACGTGCAGGTGATGAGCGCCGGGACCGGCGTGCGCCACTCCGAATACAACCTCGAAGAGACCGAGACGACGCTGTTCCAGATCTGGATTATCCCCGACACCCGTGGGGGAGAACCCGGCTGGGGCGCGCGGCAGTTTCCCAGGGGCGAACGCAGCGGCGCCTTCGTTCCGCTTGCGAGCGGGATGGAAGGCGACGGCGACAAGGCTCAGGGGGCCCTGCCGATCCGCGCCGATGCCCGCGTGCTGGGGGCGACGGTGAAGGCGGGTGACTGCGTCACCTACCGCCCCCGCTCGGCCGGGCGCCATCTCTACCTCGTCCCTGCCACCGGCAAGGTGCGGGTCGGGGACGTCGAGGCGAAGGCGCGCGACGGCATCGCGATCACCGCGATGGACGAAGTGAGCGTCACTGCGCTTGAGGATGCCGAACTCGTGCTCGTCGACGCGGCCTGA
- a CDS encoding LysR family transcriptional regulator, with the protein MKLGEPSLDQIRIFLSVAEEGSFGGAARRMGRAVSAISYGIAQLEAQLAVTLFEREGSRRPVLTEAGKGLLAEARGVADRVDALLAKTQSLHAGLESSVRLVIDVMVPGEVTAGVLREFRRIFPTSALTLNIEGLGAVAACLLDEDADLAIGGPVIGEHPALERQAVGEVELVPVAAPDHPLAVLSREGRAGPDESRDHLQLVLADRSKLTEGREFSVLSPLTWRLGDLGAKHTLLLEGLGWGNMPRAMVAGDLERGRLVELDLPERPGAHYRLSALWRRNARLGPATSWLIDAFRDRLAES; encoded by the coding sequence ATGAAGCTCGGCGAACCCAGTCTCGACCAGATCCGCATCTTTCTCTCCGTTGCCGAGGAAGGCAGCTTCGGCGGCGCAGCGCGGCGCATGGGGCGCGCCGTTTCGGCGATCAGCTATGGCATCGCGCAACTCGAAGCGCAGCTTGCCGTGACCCTGTTCGAACGCGAAGGTTCGCGCCGCCCGGTCCTGACCGAGGCGGGCAAGGGCCTGCTCGCCGAGGCGCGCGGCGTCGCCGACCGGGTCGATGCGCTGCTGGCAAAGACACAAAGCCTGCATGCGGGCCTTGAGTCCTCGGTCCGGCTGGTCATCGACGTGATGGTGCCGGGCGAAGTCACGGCGGGCGTGCTGCGCGAATTTCGCCGGATATTCCCGACTTCGGCGCTGACACTGAATATCGAGGGGCTGGGCGCGGTCGCGGCCTGCCTGCTGGACGAGGACGCGGACCTTGCCATCGGCGGCCCCGTCATCGGTGAACATCCCGCGCTCGAACGGCAGGCGGTGGGCGAGGTCGAACTGGTCCCCGTCGCTGCGCCCGATCACCCGCTCGCGGTGCTGTCGCGCGAAGGCCGCGCGGGGCCGGACGAGAGCCGCGATCATCTGCAACTTGTCCTGGCAGACCGTTCGAAACTGACCGAGGGGCGCGAATTCTCCGTGCTGAGCCCGCTCACCTGGCGATTGGGCGATCTCGGCGCTAAGCACACGCTGCTGCTCGAAGGGCTGGGCTGGGGCAACATGCCGCGCGCGATGGTGGCGGGCGATCTCGAACGGGGGCGGCTGGTGGAACTCGATCTGCCCGAGCGGCCCGGCGCGCATTACCGGCTGAGCGCGCTGTGGCGGCGCAATGCCCGGCTGGGTCCGGCGACGAGCTGGCTGATCGATGCCTTCCGCGACCGGCTGGCGGAGAGCTAG